A region from the Medicago truncatula cultivar Jemalong A17 chromosome 6, MtrunA17r5.0-ANR, whole genome shotgun sequence genome encodes:
- the LOC120575986 gene encoding uncharacterized protein, which produces MFLLGVEVGGEAWQWRHRLWAWDEDLVEECRALLLTVSLQESVSDRWLWLPDQGGGYSVCGVYDMLTSQEQPQLHSSMDLIWHKQVPLKVSILAWQLLRNGLPTKGNLANRGIISMEGRLCVSGYGHDEDVNHLFLSCPFFGALWSLVRERLGVVGVDSQSMTNHFLQFIQYAGSLKSRRSFFHLIWLQCFWVLWNERNDIVFRNMQSSLSQMLDKVKSSSLWWLKASNVVFSYGIHNWWSSPLVCMGIG; this is translated from the coding sequence atgtttttattggGGGTGGAGGTTGGTGGTGAGGCGTGGCAGTGGCGTCATCGGTTATGGGCGTGGGACGAGGACCTagtagaggagtgtagggctttaTTACTGACAGTTTCTTTGCAGGAATCTGTTTCCGATAGATGGTTGTGGTTACCGGATCAGGGAGGTGGTTACTCAGTCTGTGGGGTGTATGACATGCTGACATCCCAGGAACAGCCTCAGTTACATTCTTCTATGGatttaatttggcataaacaggtACCTCTAAAAGTATCTATTCTTGCTTGGCAGCTTTTGAGGAACGGCTTACCTACGAAAGGAAATTTGGCAAACCGTGGCATTATTTCTATGGAGGGGCGGTTGTGTGTTTCCGGTTATGGGCATGATGAAGATGtaaatcatttgtttttgtcttgtccaTTTTTTGGTGCCTTATGGTCTTTGGTGCGGGAGCGGCTGGGGGTTGTAGGCGTTGATTCTCAGTCTATGACGAATcattttttgcaatttattCAGTATGCTGGTAGTTTGAAATCACGTCGATCATTCTTCCATTTGATTTGGCTTCAGTGtttttgggttttatggaaTGAGCGGAATGATATAGTTTTTAGAAACATGCAGAGTTCTTTATCACAAATGTTAGACAAAGTAAAATCATCTTCTTTGTGGTGGTTAAAAGCTAGTAATGTTGTTTTTAGCTATGGTATTCATAATTGGTGGTCGAGCCCTTTGGTTTGTATGGGCATCGGTTGA